A single Paenibacillus sp. FSL R5-0517 DNA region contains:
- a CDS encoding response regulator, whose amino-acid sequence MANRILVVDDAAFMRMMIRDILSKNGYEVVGEAQDGSQAIEKFKELRPDLITMDITMPEMDGIAALKEIKKIDANAKVIMCSAMGQQAMVIDAIQAGAKDFIVKPFQSDRVIEAISKTLGV is encoded by the coding sequence ATGGCAAACCGAATTTTAGTCGTAGACGACGCTGCATTTATGAGAATGATGATCCGGGACATTTTGTCCAAAAATGGATATGAGGTTGTTGGTGAGGCACAGGATGGTTCACAAGCCATTGAGAAATTTAAAGAGCTTCGTCCGGATCTGATCACAATGGATATTACGATGCCTGAGATGGATGGCATTGCAGCTTTGAAAGAAATCAAGAAGATTGATGCTAACGCTAAAGTGATTATGTGCTCGGCCATGGGTCAACAAGCAATGGTAATCGATGCTATTCAAGCAGGTGCCAAAGACTTTATCGTTAAACCGTTCCAATCTGATCGGGTTATCGAAGCGATTAGCAAGACACTGGGCGTTTAA
- a CDS encoding flagellar biosynthetic protein FliO, translating into MAQGDIPGGAGAGTNYYLQLVWVIVVLAVILALIVYLIRFLNKRNQQWLRHGTIRTLGGVGLGQNKSLQIMEIGGVVYLLGVGEDIQLIDKVSDLEEAQRIIDSFERDAASQQGNLSPLIAKLTKRFRREEPPREMELEDTTSFHEMFESKLRQMPNRKEKMEKLLDKDNTTDRSRDS; encoded by the coding sequence ATGGCTCAGGGTGATATACCAGGAGGAGCTGGCGCGGGAACCAATTATTATTTACAGCTTGTATGGGTGATTGTTGTCCTGGCCGTCATCCTGGCCCTTATTGTCTATCTGATCCGGTTCTTAAACAAACGGAATCAGCAGTGGTTACGTCATGGCACGATTCGTACCCTGGGCGGGGTTGGACTGGGGCAAAACAAGTCGCTGCAAATTATGGAAATTGGTGGCGTTGTATATCTGCTTGGTGTAGGTGAAGACATCCAGTTGATAGATAAGGTTTCGGACCTGGAAGAGGCGCAAAGAATCATTGATTCCTTCGAACGGGATGCTGCTTCACAACAAGGGAATCTCTCACCTCTCATTGCCAAGCTCACAAAACGTTTCCGTAGAGAAGAACCGCCGAGGGAAATGGAACTAGAGGACACAACTTCTTTTCACGAAATGTTTGAATCCAAACTTCGGCAGATGCCTAACCGTAAAGAGAAGATGGAAAAGCTCCTGGATAAAGACAATACTACAGATCGGTCGAGGGATTCATGA
- the fliP gene encoding flagellar type III secretion system pore protein FliP (The bacterial flagellar biogenesis protein FliP forms a type III secretion system (T3SS)-type pore required for flagellar assembly.), producing the protein MKKKIWLACCLLGLISLASVTVAFAEPIPNIDIQIGNGDGGTPSTSSLSIILLITVLSIAPAMLVLMTSFTRIVIVLGFVRTSLGTQQMPPNQVLVGLALFLTLFIMSPTLSSINQVALQPYLQGDLTQTEALEKAADPIKKFMFSHTREKDLLLFMKYNQTEQPKTYQDIPITVMVPAYVISELKTAFQMGFMIFIPFLVIDIVVASTLMAMGMMMLPPVMISLPFKILLFVLVDGWYLVVKSLLLSFNT; encoded by the coding sequence ATGAAGAAAAAGATTTGGTTAGCGTGTTGTTTATTAGGACTTATCAGTCTGGCATCTGTAACGGTTGCCTTTGCCGAACCTATTCCGAATATTGATATTCAGATTGGGAACGGAGATGGAGGGACACCAAGCACGAGTTCACTGTCCATTATACTGTTAATTACGGTGCTTAGTATTGCTCCGGCCATGCTTGTGCTGATGACCAGTTTTACTCGGATTGTGATTGTACTAGGTTTTGTACGTACATCTTTGGGTACACAACAAATGCCACCCAATCAGGTGCTCGTCGGTTTGGCGCTATTTCTGACACTTTTCATTATGTCGCCAACGTTGTCTTCCATAAATCAGGTAGCGCTTCAGCCCTATCTCCAGGGAGATCTTACGCAAACCGAGGCACTTGAAAAAGCAGCGGATCCGATAAAGAAATTTATGTTTAGTCACACCAGAGAAAAAGATCTTCTGCTGTTTATGAAGTACAATCAGACTGAACAACCCAAGACTTATCAGGATATCCCAATTACTGTTATGGTGCCGGCATATGTAATCAGTGAGTTGAAGACAGCATTCCAGATGGGATTTATGATTTTTATTCCGTTTCTTGTTATAGACATTGTTGTTGCGAGTACACTCATGGCAATGGGCATGATGATGCTTCCGCCGGTCATGATCTCATTACCTTTCAAAATACTGCTCTTTGTCCTTGTGGACGGGTGGTATCTGGTTGTCAAGTCACTGTTACTGAGTTTTAACACTTGA
- the fliQ gene encoding flagellar biosynthesis protein FliQ, with the protein MTSEFIIGLAGKAVYTSLLASAPMLILALVVGLAISIFQATTQIQEQTLAFVPKIVAVLLAVLLFGPWILNILVDFTFNILDNLYRYIG; encoded by the coding sequence ATGACTTCGGAATTTATTATCGGTCTGGCCGGGAAAGCGGTATACACGTCATTGCTGGCCAGTGCACCCATGCTTATACTAGCTCTGGTTGTAGGACTTGCAATCAGTATTTTTCAAGCGACAACCCAAATTCAGGAACAAACATTAGCTTTCGTGCCAAAGATTGTTGCCGTACTTTTGGCGGTACTTTTGTTTGGACCTTGGATTTTGAATATCTTGGTCGATTTTACGTTTAACATTCTCGATAATCTATACAGATACATAGGGTAG
- the fliR gene encoding flagellar biosynthetic protein FliR — translation METLLQSFPVALLMFCRITSFFVTAPVFSARNVPASVKIGLSAFVTLTVYMTYGINQTVPTDLSYILLIIREILIGLLLGFVAYLLMTAVQTAGAFIDIQIGFGIANVYDPMTGASAPLTGNFKYAFAVLLFLTMNGHHYLLDALVYSYRWIPLSNVFFIRLADGSIAEFLIRTLGESFMLAFQMAAPMVVALFLTDVGLGFLAKTAPQFNVFAVGMPLKVLVGLAILLLLVPSFAFVFGQLFEVMFRSMEKLLGTIGQRPG, via the coding sequence ATGGAGACATTATTGCAAAGTTTCCCTGTCGCTCTGCTTATGTTTTGTCGAATCACATCATTTTTTGTAACTGCGCCGGTTTTTTCGGCTCGAAATGTACCCGCTTCAGTTAAAATTGGACTCTCTGCTTTTGTCACATTGACCGTATATATGACATATGGCATAAACCAGACAGTACCCACGGATCTGAGTTATATTTTGCTCATCATCAGAGAGATTCTAATAGGTTTGCTTTTGGGATTTGTTGCGTATCTATTGATGACAGCTGTACAGACAGCAGGTGCTTTTATTGATATACAAATTGGTTTTGGTATTGCGAACGTATATGATCCAATGACAGGTGCTTCAGCACCGCTTACAGGTAACTTCAAATATGCATTCGCAGTGCTTTTATTCCTAACCATGAATGGACATCATTATCTCCTGGATGCCCTTGTATACAGTTATCGCTGGATCCCGTTGTCGAATGTATTTTTCATAAGGCTGGCCGATGGAAGTATTGCTGAATTTTTGATTCGTACGCTAGGTGAATCGTTTATGCTTGCGTTTCAGATGGCTGCACCTATGGTAGTTGCGTTGTTTTTAACGGATGTAGGATTAGGATTTTTGGCAAAAACAGCTCCTCAATTTAATGTGTTTGCTGTCGGAATGCCGCTTAAAGTGCTCGTCGGGCTTGCTATTTTGCTTTTGCTGGTTCCCAGCTTCGCCTTTGTATTTGGTCAATTGTTCGAAGTGATGTTCAGATCCATGGAAAAATTGCTTGGGACCATTGGGCAAAGGCCGGGATGA
- the flhB gene encoding flagellar biosynthesis protein FlhB, whose product MSETEDKIRMKLQLDLQLFSGEKTEKATPKKRQDTRKKGQVVKSMEISGASILLFTFLIMMVFSDFYKERTVRLFTDIFINRLSMEVTDENVMSLMMRYGIEVMLLLAPVLLGVALVALIVNYMQVGFLLVGEGLKPKLEKLNPIKGFKNIFSLRSLVEFAKSILKMTIIGYLVYSTITSYQSDIASLSHFSMDAILHFAASITLSLGVKIAVALLVLAIFDYMYQKYDHEKKIRMSKQDIKDEYKKMEGDPLIKGKIRERQRRMAMQRMMQEVPNADVIITNPTHFAVALKYEGSEMEAPQIIAKGQDYVALRIKEIAKENGVITMENKPLARALFQRAEIGDAIPADLFQAVAEVLAYVYKLKGRTK is encoded by the coding sequence ATGAGTGAAACGGAGGACAAGATTCGAATGAAACTTCAACTCGACCTCCAGTTGTTTTCAGGGGAAAAGACGGAGAAAGCTACCCCAAAAAAGAGACAGGATACACGTAAAAAGGGACAGGTTGTCAAAAGCATGGAGATATCAGGTGCCTCGATTCTCCTGTTTACCTTTTTAATCATGATGGTTTTCAGTGATTTTTACAAGGAGCGTACGGTTCGACTCTTCACGGATATCTTCATCAATCGGTTGAGCATGGAAGTCACTGATGAAAATGTAATGTCACTTATGATGCGATACGGTATAGAAGTGATGTTGTTGCTTGCTCCTGTTCTGCTTGGTGTAGCATTAGTTGCTCTGATCGTTAACTACATGCAGGTAGGTTTTCTACTTGTAGGTGAAGGTTTAAAGCCGAAGCTGGAGAAGTTGAATCCGATTAAGGGATTCAAAAATATTTTTTCTCTTCGTTCGTTGGTCGAATTTGCTAAATCCATTTTGAAGATGACCATCATTGGTTATCTTGTGTATAGCACAATCACAAGTTACCAGTCCGATATTGCTTCACTTTCTCATTTTTCAATGGATGCCATTTTACATTTTGCTGCTTCAATTACTTTAAGTCTTGGAGTCAAGATTGCGGTAGCTCTGTTGGTACTTGCGATCTTTGATTACATGTATCAGAAGTATGATCATGAGAAGAAGATCCGTATGTCCAAGCAGGACATTAAGGATGAGTACAAAAAAATGGAGGGTGACCCGCTGATCAAAGGTAAAATCCGGGAACGTCAGCGTCGTATGGCTATGCAGCGTATGATGCAGGAAGTACCGAATGCGGATGTAATCATTACGAACCCAACTCACTTTGCAGTTGCATTAAAGTATGAAGGTTCCGAGATGGAGGCACCACAGATTATTGCCAAAGGTCAGGATTATGTTGCCTTGCGAATCAAGGAAATTGCCAAAGAAAACGGTGTTATTACGATGGAAAACAAGCCGTTAGCACGGGCGTTGTTCCAGAGAGCCGAGATTGGTGACGCCATACCGGCCGATTTGTTCCAAGCGGTAGCCGAAGTGCTAGCTTATGTATATAAACTAAAGGGCAGAACGAAATAA
- the flhA gene encoding flagellar biosynthesis protein FlhA: MKIKDIAVLAGIIGIVLMMILPIPTWLLDLLLVVNISIALMILLVAMNSKEALQFSIFPALLLITTLFRLALNISTTKLILGNGDAGAVVATFGSWIAGGQIAIGFIVFLILVVVQFIVITKGSERVAEVAARFTLDAMPGKQMSIDADLNAGLINEQQARERRSKIEREADFYGAMDGASKFVKGDAIASIIILLINLIGGFIIGMTVHGMAFADAMSTYSVLTIGDGLVSQIPALLISTAAGLIVTRASSEGNLADDITGQLFTYPILIYIVAFVIAMLGFFTPIHVITTLPLAGVLAYAAWRMQNNLNLKQEAEEQLEEEQQIEEVRSPESVINLLQVDPIEFEFGYGLIPLADNQQGGDLLDRIIMIRRQCALELGLVVPVIRIRDNIQLRPNEYVIKIKGNVVGGGELLLNHYLAMSPGYDEESVTGIETTEPAFGLPALWIDEVTKDRAELAGYTVVDPPSVVATHLTELIKKHAHELLGRQETKALVDNLRENYSALVDELIPSLLSIGDVQKVLAKLLREKISIRDMVTIFETLADYGTYTKDPDVLTEYVRQSLSRQITQQFSQKGETLRVITVGPGLEKKIAESVQQSDQGSYLALDPVSTQSVYQKLSEQVNRLIQSGQQPVVLTSPTIRMYLRQVIERTMQDIPVLSYSELEPNVEIQSIGVVNL, from the coding sequence TTGAAAATTAAAGATATAGCTGTCCTTGCGGGTATCATTGGCATTGTGTTAATGATGATTCTCCCGATCCCGACCTGGCTGTTGGACTTGTTACTGGTCGTCAATATTTCAATTGCTCTGATGATACTCCTTGTTGCCATGAACAGCAAAGAAGCATTGCAGTTTTCTATTTTTCCGGCTTTGCTGCTGATCACTACACTATTCCGACTGGCACTGAACATTTCCACAACCAAGTTGATTCTTGGTAATGGTGATGCAGGAGCTGTAGTTGCTACCTTTGGTAGTTGGATTGCTGGAGGGCAAATTGCAATTGGATTTATCGTGTTTTTGATCCTCGTTGTCGTTCAGTTTATCGTTATTACCAAGGGTTCTGAACGCGTAGCTGAAGTTGCTGCTCGATTCACTCTCGATGCGATGCCTGGTAAACAAATGAGTATTGATGCGGATCTGAATGCAGGTCTGATCAACGAGCAACAAGCTCGTGAGCGTCGTTCCAAAATTGAACGTGAAGCCGATTTCTATGGAGCGATGGATGGAGCAAGTAAATTCGTAAAAGGTGACGCAATTGCAAGTATTATCATCCTCCTGATCAATCTTATCGGTGGATTTATTATCGGTATGACTGTACATGGGATGGCTTTCGCAGATGCAATGTCAACGTACTCTGTTTTGACTATTGGAGATGGATTGGTAAGCCAAATCCCTGCTCTGCTTATTTCCACAGCAGCAGGACTTATTGTCACCAGAGCGTCATCAGAAGGAAACTTGGCAGATGATATTACGGGGCAACTGTTTACATATCCAATACTTATTTATATCGTAGCTTTCGTTATTGCCATGCTCGGTTTCTTTACGCCAATTCATGTTATTACTACGCTTCCGCTGGCAGGTGTGTTGGCATATGCCGCGTGGCGCATGCAGAATAATTTGAACTTGAAACAGGAAGCGGAAGAACAGTTGGAAGAAGAACAGCAGATTGAAGAGGTCAGAAGTCCTGAAAGTGTAATTAACCTGCTTCAGGTGGACCCTATTGAGTTTGAATTTGGTTATGGTTTAATCCCGCTTGCTGATAATCAGCAGGGTGGGGACTTGTTGGATCGGATCATTATGATTCGGAGGCAGTGTGCTCTTGAACTGGGGTTGGTTGTTCCGGTTATACGGATTCGAGATAATATCCAGCTCAGACCCAATGAGTATGTGATCAAAATCAAGGGTAATGTGGTAGGTGGCGGAGAGCTGCTGTTGAATCACTACCTTGCTATGAGTCCAGGTTATGATGAGGAGTCCGTGACAGGTATTGAAACGACAGAGCCTGCTTTTGGACTTCCGGCACTATGGATTGATGAAGTAACCAAAGACAGAGCGGAACTTGCAGGATATACGGTCGTAGACCCGCCTTCCGTTGTGGCTACACATCTGACGGAATTGATCAAAAAGCATGCGCATGAGTTACTTGGAAGACAAGAAACGAAAGCCCTTGTGGATAATCTCAGAGAGAACTATTCTGCCCTGGTGGATGAACTGATCCCTTCACTGCTTTCCATTGGTGATGTGCAGAAAGTACTTGCCAAGTTATTGCGTGAGAAAATATCCATTCGTGATATGGTTACCATCTTCGAGACACTAGCTGACTATGGTACATATACGAAGGACCCTGATGTGTTAACCGAATACGTCAGACAATCCCTCTCACGTCAAATTACTCAGCAATTCTCACAGAAAGGTGAGACACTTCGGGTGATCACCGTTGGACCTGGTCTCGAGAAGAAAATTGCTGAAAGTGTGCAACAATCGGATCAAGGTAGCTATCTTGCGCTAGATCCTGTTTCTACACAAAGTGTTTATCAGAAGCTGAGTGAACAAGTGAACCGTTTGATTCAATCAGGTCAACAACCTGTTGTATTAACTTCTCCAACCATTCGGATGTATCTGCGTCAGGTTATTGAACGTACTATGCAGGACATTCCTGTGCTTTCCTACAGCGAATTGGAGCCGAATGTTGAAATTCAAAGTATCGGGGTGGTGAACTTATGA
- the flhF gene encoding flagellar biosynthesis protein FlhF, with the protein MRVKQYVVETMPEAMLQIRKDLGSDAVILSTKEIKVGGVMGMFRKKRIEVVAAVDKEENKQTTKPVQNQFTPVPRAFVPEAYRQTARSFVEASDESATTNTADQSVQEQSAAASSVFESRNISSDIDSGSGSSSTDHKPRPQGADFSGSTTATKPTGTDLQQDKLMTELQDLKQMVTRLSKQGTSADPLTEELQPIRERLTEQDVWPEVWEAWFDSIQTRLSEDELKEQDVERVVKLEVMHFLEQRIEEGILPTTRIVYVAGPTGVGKTTTIAKLAAEQMFKKHRKVGFITSDTYRISAVEQLRTYASILNVPLEVVQSPGDTQRAISRLENCDLIFMDTAGRNYRNELLVSELQSLLAPVENSETFLVMSMTSKSADMVQITEHFSKYGLDKVIFTKMDETGSCGPLFNLLHRFPLKLAYVANGQNVPDDLLKPDADSLSKQLLGEGPQ; encoded by the coding sequence ATGAGAGTAAAACAATACGTTGTTGAGACCATGCCCGAAGCTATGCTTCAAATTCGCAAAGACCTGGGAAGTGATGCCGTCATTCTGTCCACCAAAGAGATTAAGGTGGGCGGTGTGATGGGAATGTTTCGCAAAAAACGGATCGAAGTTGTAGCTGCAGTGGATAAGGAAGAAAACAAGCAAACGACAAAGCCTGTACAAAATCAATTCACACCTGTACCTCGTGCATTTGTACCTGAAGCTTATCGGCAAACAGCACGTTCGTTTGTTGAGGCTTCTGATGAGTCGGCGACAACGAATACAGCTGATCAAAGTGTACAGGAACAATCTGCTGCCGCGTCATCTGTGTTTGAATCGCGTAATATCAGTTCAGACATAGACAGCGGCTCAGGTTCTTCAAGCACGGATCATAAACCGCGACCGCAAGGGGCGGATTTTTCGGGTTCAACAACTGCGACGAAGCCAACAGGTACAGACCTGCAGCAGGATAAGTTGATGACTGAATTGCAGGATCTTAAACAGATGGTGACCAGGCTTTCTAAGCAAGGTACTTCCGCGGACCCTCTGACAGAGGAACTGCAACCGATCCGAGAACGTCTGACAGAACAAGATGTTTGGCCTGAAGTTTGGGAAGCCTGGTTCGATTCAATCCAAACAAGATTGTCTGAGGATGAATTGAAGGAACAGGATGTAGAACGCGTTGTGAAGCTTGAGGTCATGCACTTTTTGGAGCAGCGTATTGAAGAAGGCATCCTTCCTACCACTCGAATCGTCTATGTTGCTGGACCAACAGGTGTAGGAAAAACAACGACAATCGCAAAATTGGCTGCTGAGCAAATGTTCAAAAAACATCGTAAAGTTGGATTCATTACATCAGATACGTATCGGATCTCGGCGGTAGAACAGCTTAGAACATATGCATCTATATTGAATGTTCCACTTGAGGTGGTGCAATCGCCCGGGGATACACAACGTGCCATTTCTCGATTAGAGAATTGTGACTTGATTTTTATGGATACAGCAGGTAGAAACTACAGAAATGAATTGCTTGTTTCGGAACTGCAAAGTTTGCTTGCTCCGGTAGAGAATAGCGAAACCTTTCTGGTCATGAGTATGACTTCCAAAAGCGCTGATATGGTTCAGATTACGGAACATTTCAGTAAATATGGCCTGGATAAGGTGATTTTCACCAAAATGGATGAGACTGGGAGCTGCGGTCCGTTATTTAATTTGTTACACCGTTTTCCACTCAAGCTCGCATATGTGGCTAATGGACAAAATGTTCCGGACGATTTGTTGAAGCCGGATGCAGATTCATTGTCTAAACAGTTGCTGGGAGAAGGGCCACAATGA
- a CDS encoding MinD/ParA family protein produces the protein MKDQAAALRNMVSAPLELEGIERDIRSSKIITVASGKGGVGKSNFTLNFALALQALGKKVLVFDADIGMANIDVLMGTSSSYNLYHLLYRQKSIREIIQLGASGLPYIAGGSGMKELFSLSDRDLEFFASQVEDIAQEMDYVIFDTGAGLSRENMKFIGAADECLIITTPEPTSITDAYALVKVMHGQENATPFRMIVNRVEDEREAERVADKIAGVARRFLQTDIPLLGYISEDAQVVKAVKRQMPYSLAYPNAKASKDIEKLALRYLAVPATPGSGTLTGIRGFMNKWLKRTT, from the coding sequence ATGAAGGATCAGGCAGCTGCACTTCGAAATATGGTCTCCGCGCCATTGGAATTGGAAGGTATTGAGCGAGATATTCGATCCTCTAAAATCATTACTGTGGCCAGTGGTAAGGGAGGTGTTGGTAAATCCAATTTCACACTGAACTTTGCCTTGGCACTGCAGGCTTTGGGGAAAAAGGTACTTGTATTTGATGCCGATATTGGAATGGCTAATATTGATGTTCTTATGGGTACGTCTTCTTCCTATAATCTTTATCACCTGTTATACCGACAAAAATCTATAAGGGAGATCATACAACTGGGTGCCAGCGGCTTGCCTTACATTGCTGGTGGATCGGGCATGAAAGAGTTATTCTCATTGTCTGATCGTGATCTGGAGTTCTTCGCCAGTCAAGTGGAGGATATTGCCCAGGAAATGGATTATGTCATCTTCGACACTGGGGCAGGACTCTCCAGGGAGAATATGAAGTTCATCGGTGCTGCCGATGAATGCCTGATTATAACCACACCTGAACCGACTTCAATAACCGATGCTTATGCTTTAGTCAAAGTTATGCACGGCCAGGAAAATGCTACGCCCTTTCGGATGATCGTTAACCGGGTGGAGGACGAACGAGAAGCGGAACGGGTGGCAGATAAAATAGCTGGAGTGGCAAGGCGGTTTTTGCAGACGGATATTCCGCTGCTTGGGTATATTTCGGAAGACGCCCAGGTGGTCAAGGCGGTTAAAAGGCAAATGCCCTATAGTCTGGCTTATCCCAATGCCAAAGCCTCCAAAGATATAGAGAAACTTGCTCTTCGTTATCTGGCTGTACCTGCAACTCCGGGATCCGGAACCTTGACAGGAATCAGGGGATTTATGAATAAGTGGCTTAAACGGACAACATGA
- a CDS encoding chemotaxis protein CheB produces MAVYQVLVVDDSAFMRKIVTDLIQADPEFKVTATASNGREAIQKSLELKPDIITMDVEMPEMNGLDALKSIMKESFVPVIMLSGINEQGMKETIMALEAGAFDFIRKPSISHDQDIAQVGKALVERMRAAMNEIKRKADRELSLKNREISRATVVPSAQQVNKEMPGKDRVEPAKKMIEPAKTSQRSLQERTDVFQAKSKKPIEPLSPSKPGRLEKKTEPLPKAERTLETNVERVVKSANPVQTPKEVRLPNAARLAADQIAAASAKAKDVIKPNPVSKGTVGAEGTFNKLVAIGCSTGGPRALKTLLEQLPADLPAPVIIVQHMPPNFTRSLAQRLNTFSPLHVVEAEEGMVLKKGTAYIAPGGFHVKVNKTADGKFIVKLTEDQPVNGHRPSVDTMFESLLPFTSLQRHLVLLTGMGSDGARMMKRLYEAGVTSTFAENEETCVVYGMPRSAVELQCVRHLLPLQEIASKLVQAVK; encoded by the coding sequence ATGGCGGTCTATCAAGTATTGGTTGTCGATGATTCCGCTTTTATGCGTAAGATTGTTACGGATTTGATCCAAGCGGATCCGGAATTCAAGGTCACGGCAACGGCATCAAACGGTAGAGAAGCGATTCAAAAATCACTGGAATTGAAACCCGATATTATTACAATGGACGTTGAGATGCCCGAAATGAATGGGTTGGATGCATTAAAATCAATTATGAAGGAATCCTTCGTTCCTGTGATTATGCTCTCAGGTATCAATGAACAAGGCATGAAAGAAACCATTATGGCGCTTGAAGCCGGAGCATTCGACTTCATTCGGAAACCATCTATTTCACATGACCAGGATATTGCTCAAGTCGGTAAGGCCTTGGTTGAGCGCATGCGTGCTGCGATGAATGAGATCAAGCGAAAAGCTGATCGTGAGTTATCGTTGAAAAATAGAGAGATTTCGCGAGCAACAGTTGTCCCTTCAGCTCAGCAGGTAAACAAAGAAATGCCAGGCAAGGATCGAGTAGAGCCTGCGAAAAAAATGATTGAACCTGCGAAGACGAGTCAACGCTCTCTTCAAGAGCGGACTGACGTCTTTCAGGCCAAATCCAAGAAACCTATTGAGCCATTATCACCTTCGAAACCAGGCCGCTTGGAGAAAAAAACGGAACCTTTGCCGAAAGCAGAGCGGACTTTGGAGACGAATGTAGAGAGAGTAGTGAAGTCAGCTAATCCAGTGCAGACTCCGAAGGAAGTTCGGCTACCTAATGCAGCTAGACTGGCAGCTGACCAAATAGCAGCAGCCTCTGCAAAAGCCAAGGATGTAATCAAGCCTAATCCTGTCTCTAAAGGTACAGTGGGAGCGGAAGGAACATTCAACAAGCTTGTGGCAATAGGTTGTTCTACGGGTGGACCGAGGGCTCTCAAGACATTGCTCGAGCAGTTGCCTGCTGATTTGCCTGCACCGGTCATTATTGTGCAGCATATGCCGCCCAATTTCACACGTTCTTTGGCTCAACGATTGAATACATTCAGTCCATTGCATGTAGTTGAAGCTGAAGAAGGCATGGTCCTGAAAAAAGGTACCGCCTATATAGCACCCGGCGGATTCCATGTGAAAGTTAACAAAACAGCAGACGGGAAGTTTATCGTGAAGTTGACTGAAGATCAACCAGTGAATGGACATAGACCTTCAGTGGATACGATGTTTGAGTCACTTCTGCCGTTTACATCTTTACAAAGGCATCTTGTTTTGCTGACAGGAATGGGAAGTGATGGAGCACGTATGATGAAGAGATTATACGAAGCTGGAGTTACATCAACCTTTGCCGAGAATGAAGAAACATGTGTTGTATATGGTATGCCGCGTTCTGCTGTAGAGCTGCAATGCGTTCGTCATCTTTTGCCACTGCAGGAGATTGCGTCTAAACTTGTTCAAGCAGTGAAATAA